The genomic interval GAAATCGCCGCCGAGCTCGGCTCCAACGCCGAGCGCGTGGTCGACGTCCTGGACTGGGCCCGTGACCCGGTCTCGCTGAACATGTCGGTGGACGACGACGGCGACACCCAGTTCGGCGACCTCCTGGAGGACACCTCCGCGGTCTCGCCGGAGCAGTCGGTGCTGACCCTGCTGCGCAGCGAGGAATTGGACGACCTCATCGGCCGCCTCGACCAGCGCACCGCGTCCATCATCAAGATGCGGTACGGCATCGAGGACGGGCGCGAGCGCACGCTGACCGAGGTCGGCAAGGAGCACGGGCTGACCCGCGAGCGGATCCGGCAGATCGAGAAGCACGCCCTGCTGGAGCTGAAGAAGCTGGCGCGGTCCACCGGGTTCGACGCCGCGGCATAGCCGGGGTGTGCCCGCGTACGCCGGGTGGCGAAAGACCGCGCGAACAATGGCTGTACTAGGTCGCTTAACCTGCCGGACCCTGGGCACAAGACTTCAGGGTCCACATGTTCGAGTCCCGGAGGTCATGCTTTCGGACCCGCCGGACCCTCCTGAACCAAGTCCCGACGCAATCCCCCCCCGGCGCCGGGACTCTCCCCGAGCCGGACCTCGGCGCCCCTCCCCCCGGGCGCCGGGGTCCGGCTCTTTTCGCGCCCAGGAAAAGCGGAACGGTGGGTCACCCCGTACCTGAACCACGGGGTGACCCACCGAAGGGGAGATTCTGTCACATCGGGTGGCTTGCCGGGTTCGGCCCGGGCCCGGCGCCCGCTGCCCCACCACCTCAGGCGACTTCCCCCGACGCCCGGACCAGCCGGCCCCCCAACTCCCGCACCGCATCGACGAGTTCCGGCGGCTGCTCCACCCGGAACTCCACCCCGGTCATCGCCAGCCGCACCGCCATCCAGTCCACGGAATCGGCCACCGTCGACCGCAACCGGCACCGTCCCTCGCCCAGGGACTCCGGTACCCCCATCCACGCCGGCACCCGGGCCCCCACCACCGACGCCTCGCCTTCGAACGTCACGACGAGTTCGTACGTCTCCTGGCGGCGGTACATCGACTGCCGCAGGTACTCCGCCGCACTCCCCGTCGGCAACTCCCGCGGAGCGAACCGGGCCCCCGTGGCGAAGGGGGCGTTCACCCGGTCGACCCGGAAGGTCCGCCAGTCGCCCCGGTCGAGGTCGTAGGCGACGAGGTACCAGCGGCGCCCGGTGGAGACCAGCCGGTACGGCTCCACCACCCGGCGGGACTCGGCGCCGTCCTTGGCGCGGTAGCCGAAGCGGAGGCGTTCGTGTCCGGCCACCGTGGACGCCATCACCGTCAGGGTCTCGGTCGGGATGCTCGCCCCGTCCCCGCTGGTCAGCGGAGTCGTGGCGGCCTGGAGGGTGGACACCCGGTGCCGCAGCCGGGAGGGCAGGACCTGTTCCAGTTTCGCCAGCGCCCGTACGGACGCCTCGTCCACCCCCTCGAGCGCGTGCCCCGCCCCCGCCCGCAGCCCGACCGCGATGGCCACCGCCTCCTCGTCGTCGAGGACGAGCGGGGGCATGGCCTTGCCCGCGACGAGCCGGTAGCCGCCGTCGGATCCCTTGGACGCCTCGACGGGATAGCCCAGTTCACGGAGGCGGTCGATGTCCCGCCGGACCGTGCGGCGGGAGACCTGGAGGCGGTCGGCGAGCTCTCCGCCGGGCCATTCGCGGGGCGTCTGGAGGAGGGAGAGGAGCGTCAGGAGCCGTGCCGGAGTGTCCGTCGTCATGAGTCCGAGAATGCCGTAGAACTAGGACACGATCTGACCTAGTGGGATCATAGGTTCAGGACATGACCTCCACCGAGACCTCCCTTTCGGGCATCCCCGACGTACCGTCCGCGGGCGACCGGCGTCGCTGGTTCGCTCTCGCCATCGTGATGACCGCGGCCTTCATGGACCTCGTCGACGTCACGATCGTCAACATCGCCATTCCGTCCATCCGGCAGGACTCCGGTGCCTCCGTCAGCCACATCCAGTGGATCACCGCCGGTTACGCCCTCGCCTTCGCGGCGGGGCTGATCACCGGAGGGCGGCTCGGTGACATCCACGGGCGCAAGCGGCTGTTCCTCGTCGGCATCGGCGGATTCACGCTCGCGTCGGCGCTGTGCGGCTTCGCCGCGAACCCGGACATGCTGGTCGCGGCCCGGATCCTGCAGGGCGGCATGGCGGCGATGATGGTGCCGCAGGTCCTGTCGATCGTGCACGCGACCTTCCCCGCACACGAGCGGGGCAAGGTGTTCGGGCTGTTCGGCGCGGTCGTCGGGCTGGGGGCCGTGTCCGGTCCGCTGCTCGGGGCGCTGCTGACCGAGTGGAACCTCTTCGGGCTCGAGTGGCGGCCGATCTTCCTCATCAACCTGCCGGTCGGGATCATGGGGCTCGTCCTCGGGAGCCGTTTCATCACCGAGTCCAAGGCCCCGCGGGCGCTGAAGCTGGACCTGGTGGGCGTGGCCATGGTCGTGCTTGGACTGCTGATGCTGCTCTACCCGCTGACCCGCGGCGAGGAGCTGGACTGGCCGGTGTGGGGATACGTGTCGATGGCCGGCGCGCCCCTCGTGTTCGCGGCGCTGGTGGCGTACGAGAAGCGCAAGGGCGAGCGGGACGGGTCGCCGCTGGTGGAGCTGTCGCTGTTCAGGGTGAAGAGTTTCGCGGCCGGGATCGCGGTGCAGACCGTGTTCGGCGTCGGGCTCGGCATCTTCTTCCTGGTGTGGACGCTGTACATGCAGACCGGTCTCGGCTGGAGCCCACTGCGGGCGGGGCTGACCGGGGTGCCGTTCTCGCTCGCGGTCTCCACGGCGGCGGGGCTGTCGGTCCAGAAGCTCGTGCCGCGGTTCGGGCGCGGGGTGCTCCAGGCCGGTGCGCTGCTGATGGCGGTCGGTGTGCTGCTCTACCTCTGGGAGGCCGAGCGGTACGGCATGTCGATCAGCTCGTGGCAGATGGCGCTGCCGCTGGTCGTGATGGGCGTGGGCATGGGGCTGATCGTCGCGCCGCTCACCGACGCGGTGCTCTCGGAGGTGCCGCGCGAGCACGCCGGTTCGGCGTCGGGGCTGATCAACACCGTGCAGCAGATGGGCAACGCGCTGGGGCTCGGGCTGGTGTCGGTGGTGTTCTTCGGGGTCATCGGCGACGACCTGAGGCCGGAACAGGTGGGCCCGGCCTTCGTGGACGCCTTCCAGCACGCGCTCGGGTGGGTCGCCGCGGTGATGGGCGTGATCTTCCTGCTGATGTTCGCGCTGCCGAAGCGGCCCGTGTTGCAGGGGGAGGGGGCCGCCGGGCTTCCCGCGGTGGAGGAGAAGGAGCCGGAGCTCGTGTCCTGAGGCACGGGGTGAAGGGCCCGGTACCCGCTGGGGTACCGGGCCCTTTTCCGTACTCACCCCCCCCGGGAAGTCCGTTCATGCCCGGATGGGGTCCGAAACTGTTTACTTTCTGGAAATCCGGGCGTAGCCTCCCCACTGAAACCACACGTTCGGGCATCAGTCGGAGGTGAGCGGACATGTACGCACCGGAGCGACAGCAGGAGATCCTCCGGCTCGCCCGCGACGGCGGGCGGGTGGACGTCGTCTCGCTGGCCGAGGAGTTCCAGGTCACCGCCGAGACCATCCGGCGCGACCTGAAGGCCCTCGACCGCGCGGGACTGCTGCGCCGGGTGCACGGCGGGGCCATCCCGGCCGGACGTCTCGACTTCGAGCCGGACCTCGCCGAGCGCGAGACGACCGCGGCCGACGAGAAGGACCACATCGCCAAGGCGGCCCTCGCCGAACTGCCGACCGAGGGCACCCTGATCCTCGACGCCGGCACGACCGTGGCCCGCCTCGCCGCCGCCGTCCCGCTGGAGGCCTCGCTCACCGTCGTCACGCACAGCCTGCCGATCGCGGCCCGCCTCGCGGACCACCCCGGCATCCAGCTCCACCTCGTCGGAGGGCGGGTACGGCACCGTACGCGCGCCGCCGTCGACGCCTGGGCGCTGCGGGCGTACGGCGAGATCCGGGCCGACGTCCTCTTCGTGGCGGCCAACGGCTTCTCCGCCGAGCACGGCCTCACCACCCCCGACCTCGCCGAGGCCGCGGTCAAGCGCGCGGCGATCGCCGCCGCCCGCCGCGTGGTGCTGCTCGCCGACTCCGCCAAGCACGGCCAGGAGCACTTCGCCCGCTTCGGTGACCTGAGCGATGTGGACCTGCTGATCACCGACAGCGGGCTGAGCCCCGAAGACACCGTCGCCATCGAGCGTGGCGGCACGGAAGTAGTGCGCGCATGATCCTCACCGTCACCCCGAACCCGTCCCTGGACCGTACGTACGAGGTCCCGTCCCTGGAGCGCGGCGAGGTCATCCGCGCCACCGGTGAACGCATGGACCCCGGCGGCAAGGGCGTCAACGTCTCGCGGGCCGTCACGGCCGCCGGACAGCGCACGGTCGCGGTCCTGCCCCTGGGTGGGGCGCCGGGGGCCCTCGTCGCCGACCTGCTCGACGCGCAGGGCATCGAGGTCGCCCCGGTCCCGGTCGCCGGGGCGACCCGGTCGAACATCGCGCTCGCCGAGTCGGACGGGGTGCTCACGAAGATCAACGCGCCGGGCCCCGAACTGTCGGCCGCCGAGCAGGAGTTGCTGCTGGAGACGGTCCGCACGCAGTCGCGTGACGCCGCGTGGATCGCGTGCTGCGGAAGCCTGCCCCGGGGCCTCGCGCCCTCCTGGTACGCCGAGGTCGTCGCGCGGGCGCACGCCGGTGGTGCGCGGATCGCGCTGGACACCTCGGGGCCCGCGCTCCTGGCGGCACTGCGCGAACGGCCCGACGTGGTGAAGCCCAACGCCGAGGAGCTCGCGGAGGCCGTCGGGCGCCCCCTGTCCACGGTGGGCGACGCGGTGAAGGCGGCCGAGGAACTGCGGGAGATGGGTGCGCGGGCGGTCCTCGCGAGCCTGGGTGCCGACGGACAGCTGCTCGTGGACGGCTCGGGCGCCTGGTTCGCCAGCGCGCGCGTGGCGGCCGTACGCAGCAATGTCGGCGCCGGCGACTCGTCGCTGGCCGGCTTCCTGATCGCCGGCGGCAGCGGCCCCGAGGCGCTCGCCTCCGCGGTCGCGCACGGCGCGGCGGCCGTCCAGCTGCCCGGCAGCGTCATGCCGACGCCGGACGACCTGGACCCGGCCGCGGTGACGGTCACGGCCGAGGTGCCGGTGGACCGGGTGCTGAAGGAGCCGGTGTCATGACCGGCCCGGTCAAGGTGGCGTCCGGTACGACGGACCTGCGTGCTGTCGGTACGGCCGGGTCGGCGCTGTTACTCCCCGCCCGCACCCCCCTCCCCCCGAACCCCCACCGCACCATCCCCGTCCCCACCCCTCCCGCCCATCCCACCCCCCGGGCGATACGCGTGCGAAGGAGCCCGCGATGAGCGACATGATCACCGCGGACCTGGTCGATCTCGACCTGTCCGCCGACACCAAGGAAGCGGCGGCCCGTGCCCTCGCCGAGCGCATGGTCGCCCTGGGCCGGGTGACCGACCTGGAGGGCTTCCTCGCCGACGTGGCCGCCCGCGAGGCCCAGATGCCGACCGGCCTCGACGGCGGCATCGGCATCCCGCACTGCCGCAGCGAGCACGTCACCGAGCCGACGCTCGCCTTCGGACGCAGCTCCGCCGGGATCGACTTCGGCGCGCCGGACGGACCCGCCGACCTGATCTTCCTGATCGCCGCACCGGCCGGCGCGGACGACGCCCACCTGACGATCCTGTCCTCCCTCGCGCGGCAGCTGATGAACGCCGAGTTCACGGAAGCGCTGCGGTCGGCCGGGGACGCGGCGGGCGCGGCGGCACTGATCCGCGGCGACGAGGCACCGGCGGCCGCCGAGGCCACGCCGGGTGCCACCGAAGACTCCGTTGCGGCATCGGCGGCGGCCTCCGCCGATGCCGCAACGGCCACTCCCCACGTTCCCGAGGCCCCCTTCCGGATCGTCGCCGTCACCTCCTGCCCGACCGGTATCGCCCACACCTACATGGCGGCCGAGTCGCTGGAGAACGCCGGCCGCGAGGCGGGCGTCGAACTCGTCGTCGAGACCCAGGGCTCGGCCGGATTCGAGCGGCTGGACCCGGCGGCCATCGCGGCGGCGGACGGCGTGATCTTCGCCCACGACGTCCCCGTACGCGACAAGGACCGCTTCGCCGGCAAGCCCACCGTCGACGTCGGTGTGAAGGCGGGCATCAACCGCGCCGCCGAACTCATCACCGAGGTCCGCGGGAAGGCGGAGCGCGGCGAGGTGACGGCGGGCGCCGGCGCGGGTGCGGGGACGCCGGTCGAGCGGGCCGGCGAGTCCGGCGACAGCTACGGCACCAAGCTCCGCAAGTGGCTGATGACCGGCGTGAGTTACATGGTCCCGTTCGTCGCAGCGGGCGGCCTGCTGCTCGCCCTCGGGTTCGCCGTCGGCGGCTGGCAGATCGCGAGCGCGCCCTCGGTCATGAAGCACTTCTCCTGGACCGAGATCGACAGCTGGGGCGCCCTGCTGTTCCAGATCGGCCAGGTCGCCTTCGGCTTCCTCATCCCGGTGCTCGCCGGATACATCGCCTACGGCATGGCGGACCGCCCCGGTCTCGTCCCCGGCTTCGTCGGCGGAATGATCGCCTCCAACATCGCCGCGGGCTTCCTCGGCGGTCTGGTCGCCGGTCTGCTGGCGGGTGCCGTGGTCCTCTCGATCCAGCGGATCAAGATCCCGCCGGTGCTGCGGGGCATCATGCCGGTGGTCGTGATCCCGCTGATCTCCTCGCTGATCGTCGGCTTCCTGATGTTCGTCGTGATCGGCAAGCCCATCGCCGAGGCCCAGAAGGGCATGACGGACTGGCTGAGCGGCCTCTCCGGCACCAACGCGATCCTGCTCGGCGTCCTCCTCGGCCTGATGATGTGCTTCGACCTCGGCGGCCCCGTCAACAAGGTCGCGTACGCCTTCGCCACCGCCGGAATCGCCGTGCAGGACCCGAGCGACTCCGCGATGAAGGTCATGGCCGCCGTGATGGCCGCGGGCATGGTCCCGCCGCTGGGCATGGCTCTGGCCACCACCGTCCGCAAGAAGCTCTTCACCGAGACCGAGCGCGAGAACGGCAAGGCCGCCTGGGTTCTGGGCGCGTCCTTCATCTCCGAGGGCGCTATCCCGTTCGCGGCGGCCGACCCGCTGCGGGTCATCCCGGCCTCGATGGCGGGCGGCGCGGTCACCGGCGCTCTGTCGATGGCCTTCGGCGCCACCCTGCGCGCCCCGCACGGCGGCATCTTCGTGGTCCCGCTGATCGGCAGCCCGTTCCTCTACCTGATCGCCATCGCGGCAGGCGTGTGTGTCACGACCGCACTGGTGGTCGTCCTGAAGAGCATGCGCAAGCCGGCACCGGGAACGACGGCCACCGCGGCCCCGGATGCCGCCGCTCCGGCGGCCGAGCACAAGCAGCCGATAGCCGCCTGACGCTGCCCCTTTGGGGCGGCTGTGAGCTGTTCACGGCAACTGCGAGATACGTCACGGTCCGGGACCAAAGTCCCGGACCGTGGTGTCTACTGGAACGCATGCCTGAGCACGTCTCCGTCTACCAGTTGCTTGGTGTCACGCTTCTCGTCCTGGTGGCCTTCGCCTGGACGGCGGGGTTGGCCTACCTGCTGCGGCACGGCCGCCACGAGGCCGTCGCGTGGCGCGTCGACCACGGCCTGCCCGCCTTTCCCCGCCAGCGCCAGGCCGCTCCCGGCCACGAGTCCGTCCAGCTGACCCCGGCCGAGGAGGACGCGTTCGCGGGTCTGGTACGACAGCTCGGCGGCCGTCGCTGAGCGGAACCGCCGGCCCGCTCAGGAGACCCGAGCAGCGCGCCGCTCCATGGCGTCGCGGGCCGCGTCCTCGGTGACGTACACCTCGCACATGTGCCGCCCGTCGGGCGTCGCCGTGTGCTCTACCTCCCACAGGGAGATCTCCGCCCCGTCGCGCAGCAGGAACGCGTGCTCGTAGAGCGAGAAGCCCAGCCCGGCGCGCCCCGCCCGGCACGGGCGCCCGAACGCCTGCGTGATCCGGTGCGCGAACGCCTCCGCCAGCAGCGCGGCCGTCTTCGGGCCGGGCCGGTCCGTGTTCTCCGCGCGGCGCAGCAGCCGGCGCGCGTGGTCCGCCGAGTCGTCCGGGACGTAGGCGTGCCGTGGCAGGTGCACGGGCGAGAGCTGCACCGTCACCGGCAGCTCGAAGTCCGGGGTGTCCGGCGGCAACGGCAGCCGCGCGGTCGCCGCACGCAGCTCCTCCTCGTCGACGTACACCTCGTGCTGCGGGACGCTGTCCCGCCCGGTGTTGTGGACGAGCTCCCACAGAGTCAGCGCCGAGCCGTCGGCGAGCAGCCAGGTGTGCCGGTACGTCTCCCGGTGCAGCCCCGCGCTGTGGTGCGCGGAGTGCAGCGAACTGTCGTACGCCAGCGCGCAGTCCAGTCTGCGGATCGTCTCGTCGGGCAGCTCGAAGGAGTTCAGGGCACGGCCGAGGAGCCGCGCGAGGTGCTCCTCCGGAGACTCGGGCGACTCGGGTGGTTCGTACGCTGCCGTCTCGTACGGAACGCTCAAGGTTTCTCCCGGCGTTGCTGCATGTCACCTTGTGGGTGCATACCGTAGCCCCTCGGTCGGACATCATGTCCGGGAACCGAGAAAACGTACGCCCGGAAAACGTCCGGGCCGCGCAGGATGTTCCCGCGCGTCCCGACGAACCGTCAAAACCCCCCGGTCAGAGGCTGCTTGGAGCGATCAGGAGGTACCGGCGGCACTCCCCGCGACCCACTCGTTCCATGACATGTTCCAACCGTTCAGCCCGTTGTCGGGGGCCACCGTCTTGTCCGGGGAGTTCTTCACGATCACCACGTCCCCGACCAGCGAGTTGTCGTAGAACCACTTGGCCGGGGTGTTCGCCTGCCCGCCCTTGACGTCCCGCAGTCCGACGCATCCGTGACTGGTGCCGGTGCGTCCGAAGGGCGGATTCCCCTGGTTGTACCAGTAGTTGCCGTGGATGAAGGTCCCCGACTGCGTCAGCCGCATCGCGTCCGGGACATCAGGAATGTCGTACGCGTTGGCCAGCGCGACCGTCCGGCTGTCCATGCGGATCTTCTTGTACTTCTCGGAGATCACCATCTGCCCGTTGTAGGTGGTGAACTCGGGGCTGCCCGTCGAGATCGGCACCGACTTCACGGTCCGCCCGTCCCGCACGACCTTCATGGTCTGGGTGTCGGCGTCCACGGTGGACACCTGCGAGCGCCCGACCGTGAAGCTGACGGTCCTCTCCTGCACGCCGGTGACGCCGTCGGCGGCCTTGACCCCGTCCAGGTCGATCTTCATCGTGACCTTGGAGCCGGCCTTCCAGTACTCCTCGGGCCGGAAGTCGAGCCGCTGCGCCCCGAACCAGTGCCCCACCACCTGCTGCCCGCTGCTGGAGCTGACGGTGATGTGCGACTGCACGGCCTTCTTGTCGCTGATCGCCTTGTCGAAGCTGAACGACACCGGCATCCCCACACCGACCGTCGTCCCGTTGTCCGGCGTGTACGTCCCGATGAAGCTGTTCGCCTTCGAGACGGTCGTGAACACCGACTTCGCGGTCACGGCCTTGCCGTCCGAGTCCTTGGCCGTCGCGGCTATCTCGTACTTCGTCCCCCGCTCCAACTGCTCCTCGGGCTTCCAGCTCCCGCCGCCCGCGGCCAACGCCCCCGGCACCTCCTGCCCCGTGCCCGCCACGGTCATCTTCACGCCGGTCAGCGTGCCGTCGCTGACCTTCACGCCGGTCCTGTTGATCGACGCACCCGTCGAACCGTTCTTGGCGGAGATGGCGATCTCCGCCGCGGACGTCTTCGCGGGGTCCTTGCCGCCCTTGCCTTCACTCTTGTCGGAGTCGCCTCCGCACGCGGTGAGGGTGAGGGCACCGACCATCAGGACGGCACAGGCCCCCAGTGCGCGCCGCGCTGCTATGTCCGGCGATGTCACTGGCTGCTCCAGATTCATGCGATATGCGTGGCCCGCTCCACCCGGTGAAGAAAGAGGGACCCGGTCCCTGCCCGGGTTCCCTGACAGCGAGACGAATGCGCTTGAGTTGGGGCGTGGCGCCTACGAGGGTGCCGGGTTCGGTTGTGGGGCGGCTGCGGGCCGGTGGGGGCTGGTCGCGCAGTTCCCCGCGCCCCTGGGTGGGTGCAGTCGCCGACGCCACGATGGACCGTTTGCCGGACCGCGCGCCACGGTGGGCCGTTGGCCGCGTACGGCGGGAAGGGGACGGGGTGGGGGGTGTCCGCCCGCAGCGGCCGGCGTCCGTTACAGGGCACCGTTTAAGAGGTCATTTCAGTTGGTGAGTCGGCGGTGACATATGAGTGTCGCGGCGATGGCGGTGAAGGCGAGGAAGTGTTCAGGCTTGCGCTCGTAGCGGCGGTGCAGGCGTCGGCAGCCGGACAGCCAGGACACGGTCCGCTCCACGACCCAGCGGTGCCGGCCCAGGCGTTGGGATGACTCGATGCCTTTACGGGCCAGGCGGTGCCGGATGCCACGGGACGCCAGCCATCGTCGCAGGTGGCGGTAGTCGTAGCCCTTGTCCCCGTGCAGCTTGCCGGGCCGTCGGCGGCGGGGACCGCGACGTGAACGGATCGGCGGGATGCCGCGGACCAGCGGTATCAGTGCCTGGCTGTCGTGGAGGTTCGCCGCGGAGATGCCGATCGACAGAGGCAGACCACGGCGGTCCACGATCAGGTGGATTTTCGAACCCTTCTTGCCGCGGTCGGTCGGATTCGGTCCCGTCAGCTGCCCCCTTTGAGGGCCCGGACGCTGACGGAGTCGATCGCGCACCGCGACCAGTCCAGTCCGCCGCGGGAACCAAGTTCGTCCAGGACCAGCCGGTGGAGCTTGGCCCACACCCTGGCCTCGGTCCACTCGGTGAACCGGCGAAAGGCGGTCACGCCCGACAGGCCGAAGCCCGGCGGCAGTTGGTTCCAGGTGCAGCCCGAGGTGGCCACGAAGATGATCGCGGCCAGCACTTCACGGTCCCCTCGCCGCCGATGCCCTCCACCCTGCGGGCGTTCCGGGGCCGGCGGGACCACCCGCTGGAACAACTCCCACAGGTCCTCCGGCGCCAACCGTTCGACAAGCGCAGCAGTCATCACCTCAGACTGCCGCAAGATCACACCAACTGAAATGACGTCTAAGCAGCAGCAACCGCCGGACCGAGGACGGATACCCCCCACCCCGGCCCCGACCCACCCACCAAACCCGAAGCGCTACACACGCCCCCACCGAAGCCGCAGCTGCGCCGCAGGCATCCAGGGGCGCGGGGAACTGCGCAACAACGCCCGCCCCCACCAACCCGCACAGGCCGCCGCGGGCATCACTCCCCGTACAACTCCCTATACGCCGGCCACACCCCACCCACCCCCTCCACCGACTCCGCCGCCCACACCGCCCGCACGATCGCCCGGGTCACCACATCCGCCCCCGCCGCGAGCACGGAGTTGAGCGCGAGCGGATCCCCGGCGTCGAGCGCCCGCACCCCCGTGGCCAGGGCGAACACCGTGTCGCCGTCATGCAACAGGTGCACCGGCCGCACGGCACGCGCGATGCCGTCGTGCGCGGTGCCCGCGACCTTCTGGGCCTGGGCCTTCGACAGTTCCGCGTCCGTGGCCACCACAGCGAGCGTGGTGTTCAGCGGCGGCGCCGCGTTACTCGCCGCGGTCTCGGCGAGCCGCCGGCACGCGGCCTCATGCACCCGCTGCTCCGGATACCGCACCCGCCCCTGGAACAACTCCCCGTACAGAACCCCCGTCTCCGGATCAACCACCGCCCCCGCCGCGTTGGCCACCACCAACGCCGCCACGGTGATCCCCGAGGGAAGAACGACACTCGCCGTCCCCACCCCGCCCTTCATCGCCCCGACCGCGGCGCCCGTCCCCGCCCCCACGCACCCCTGCGCCACCTCCGCACCGAAGGCACTCGCCGCGGCGGCCTCGACGGCGGACCGCCCGGTCGCCGCGTCCGGCCGGGCCCGGAAGTCGCCACCCCGACCGAGATCGAAGACGCAGGCGGCAGGCACGACCGGCACGACATGCGAGGGATCCGGCCCGACCCGCACCCCGCGCCCCTGCTCCTCCAGCCAGGCCATCACCCCGGAGGCCGCGTCCAACCCGTACGCGCTGCCCCCGGTCAGCACGATCCCCTCGACCTTCTGCACCAGGTTGCGCGGATCGAGCGCGTCGGTCTCCTTGGTGCCGGGACCTCCGCCGCGCACGTCCACCGCGGCGACGGCCCCGCCCTCCGGGGCGAGCACGACGGTGGTACCGGTGAGCCAACCGCCGCCGGTGCGCGTCGCATGCCCCACGCGCACCCCGGCCACATCCGTCAGAGCGTCAACTGTCATGGGACCAGTTTCGTCCAACCACCACCCCGCCCACCGAGGCCACGTGACCACACGGTCACACGGTCGCACGGCACGCGGCGCACGATCACCCCGCCC from Streptomyces sp. CC0208 carries:
- a CDS encoding YafY family protein, which produces MTTDTPARLLTLLSLLQTPREWPGGELADRLQVSRRTVRRDIDRLRELGYPVEASKGSDGGYRLVAGKAMPPLVLDDEEAVAIAVGLRAGAGHALEGVDEASVRALAKLEQVLPSRLRHRVSTLQAATTPLTSGDGASIPTETLTVMASTVAGHERLRFGYRAKDGAESRRVVEPYRLVSTGRRWYLVAYDLDRGDWRTFRVDRVNAPFATGARFAPRELPTGSAAEYLRQSMYRRQETYELVVTFEGEASVVGARVPAWMGVPESLGEGRCRLRSTVADSVDWMAVRLAMTGVEFRVEQPPELVDAVRELGGRLVRASGEVA
- a CDS encoding MFS transporter yields the protein MTSTETSLSGIPDVPSAGDRRRWFALAIVMTAAFMDLVDVTIVNIAIPSIRQDSGASVSHIQWITAGYALAFAAGLITGGRLGDIHGRKRLFLVGIGGFTLASALCGFAANPDMLVAARILQGGMAAMMVPQVLSIVHATFPAHERGKVFGLFGAVVGLGAVSGPLLGALLTEWNLFGLEWRPIFLINLPVGIMGLVLGSRFITESKAPRALKLDLVGVAMVVLGLLMLLYPLTRGEELDWPVWGYVSMAGAPLVFAALVAYEKRKGERDGSPLVELSLFRVKSFAAGIAVQTVFGVGLGIFFLVWTLYMQTGLGWSPLRAGLTGVPFSLAVSTAAGLSVQKLVPRFGRGVLQAGALLMAVGVLLYLWEAERYGMSISSWQMALPLVVMGVGMGLIVAPLTDAVLSEVPREHAGSASGLINTVQQMGNALGLGLVSVVFFGVIGDDLRPEQVGPAFVDAFQHALGWVAAVMGVIFLLMFALPKRPVLQGEGAAGLPAVEEKEPELVS
- a CDS encoding DeoR/GlpR family DNA-binding transcription regulator; its protein translation is MYAPERQQEILRLARDGGRVDVVSLAEEFQVTAETIRRDLKALDRAGLLRRVHGGAIPAGRLDFEPDLAERETTAADEKDHIAKAALAELPTEGTLILDAGTTVARLAAAVPLEASLTVVTHSLPIAARLADHPGIQLHLVGGRVRHRTRAAVDAWALRAYGEIRADVLFVAANGFSAEHGLTTPDLAEAAVKRAAIAAARRVVLLADSAKHGQEHFARFGDLSDVDLLITDSGLSPEDTVAIERGGTEVVRA
- the pfkB gene encoding 1-phosphofructokinase — encoded protein: MILTVTPNPSLDRTYEVPSLERGEVIRATGERMDPGGKGVNVSRAVTAAGQRTVAVLPLGGAPGALVADLLDAQGIEVAPVPVAGATRSNIALAESDGVLTKINAPGPELSAAEQELLLETVRTQSRDAAWIACCGSLPRGLAPSWYAEVVARAHAGGARIALDTSGPALLAALRERPDVVKPNAEELAEAVGRPLSTVGDAVKAAEELREMGARAVLASLGADGQLLVDGSGAWFASARVAAVRSNVGAGDSSLAGFLIAGGSGPEALASAVAHGAAAVQLPGSVMPTPDDLDPAAVTVTAEVPVDRVLKEPVS
- a CDS encoding fructose-specific PTS transporter subunit EIIC yields the protein MSDMITADLVDLDLSADTKEAAARALAERMVALGRVTDLEGFLADVAAREAQMPTGLDGGIGIPHCRSEHVTEPTLAFGRSSAGIDFGAPDGPADLIFLIAAPAGADDAHLTILSSLARQLMNAEFTEALRSAGDAAGAAALIRGDEAPAAAEATPGATEDSVAASAAASADAATATPHVPEAPFRIVAVTSCPTGIAHTYMAAESLENAGREAGVELVVETQGSAGFERLDPAAIAAADGVIFAHDVPVRDKDRFAGKPTVDVGVKAGINRAAELITEVRGKAERGEVTAGAGAGAGTPVERAGESGDSYGTKLRKWLMTGVSYMVPFVAAGGLLLALGFAVGGWQIASAPSVMKHFSWTEIDSWGALLFQIGQVAFGFLIPVLAGYIAYGMADRPGLVPGFVGGMIASNIAAGFLGGLVAGLLAGAVVLSIQRIKIPPVLRGIMPVVVIPLISSLIVGFLMFVVIGKPIAEAQKGMTDWLSGLSGTNAILLGVLLGLMMCFDLGGPVNKVAYAFATAGIAVQDPSDSAMKVMAAVMAAGMVPPLGMALATTVRKKLFTETERENGKAAWVLGASFISEGAIPFAAADPLRVIPASMAGGAVTGALSMAFGATLRAPHGGIFVVPLIGSPFLYLIAIAAGVCVTTALVVVLKSMRKPAPGTTATAAPDAAAPAAEHKQPIAA
- a CDS encoding DUF6227 family protein → MSVPYETAAYEPPESPESPEEHLARLLGRALNSFELPDETIRRLDCALAYDSSLHSAHHSAGLHRETYRHTWLLADGSALTLWELVHNTGRDSVPQHEVYVDEEELRAATARLPLPPDTPDFELPVTVQLSPVHLPRHAYVPDDSADHARRLLRRAENTDRPGPKTAALLAEAFAHRITQAFGRPCRAGRAGLGFSLYEHAFLLRDGAEISLWEVEHTATPDGRHMCEVYVTEDAARDAMERRAARVS
- a CDS encoding Ig-like domain-containing protein; translation: MTSPDIAARRALGACAVLMVGALTLTACGGDSDKSEGKGGKDPAKTSAAEIAISAKNGSTGASINRTGVKVSDGTLTGVKMTVAGTGQEVPGALAAGGGSWKPEEQLERGTKYEIAATAKDSDGKAVTAKSVFTTVSKANSFIGTYTPDNGTTVGVGMPVSFSFDKAISDKKAVQSHITVSSSSGQQVVGHWFGAQRLDFRPEEYWKAGSKVTMKIDLDGVKAADGVTGVQERTVSFTVGRSQVSTVDADTQTMKVVRDGRTVKSVPISTGSPEFTTYNGQMVISEKYKKIRMDSRTVALANAYDIPDVPDAMRLTQSGTFIHGNYWYNQGNPPFGRTGTSHGCVGLRDVKGGQANTPAKWFYDNSLVGDVVIVKNSPDKTVAPDNGLNGWNMSWNEWVAGSAAGTS
- a CDS encoding IS5 family transposase (programmed frameshift), with protein sequence MTAALVERLAPEDLWELFQRVVPPAPERPQGGGHRRRGDREVLAAIIFVATSGCTWNQLPPGFGLSGVTAFRRFTEWTEARVWAKLHRLVLDELGSRGGLDWSRCAIDSVSVRALKGQLTGPNPTDRGKKGSKIHLIVDRRGLPLSIGISAANLHDSQALIPLVRGIPPIRSRRGPRRRRPGKLHGDKGYDYRHLRRWLASRGIRHRLARKGIESSQRLGRHRWVVERTVSWLSGCRRLHRRYERKPEHFLAFTAIAATLICHRRLTN